The Procambarus clarkii isolate CNS0578487 chromosome 39, FALCON_Pclarkii_2.0, whole genome shotgun sequence genome window below encodes:
- the LOC138372529 gene encoding uncharacterized protein → MTARCSCYCAVPEPWDRCSAVPEPRDGCSTVPEPRDMCSTVPEPRDMCSTVPEPRDGCSTVPEPRDMCSTVPEPRDMCSTVPEPRDGCSTVPEPRDRCSTVPEPRDGCSTVPEPRDRCSAVPEPRARCSTVCESRDRCSPVRKPRDRSSTVREPYDRCRTTLKYMTSTIPNAMIRKPGGSRRLHQNVGEPLDLRD, encoded by the coding sequence ATGACGGCAAGGTGCAGCTGCTACTGTGCTGTCCCTGAACCGTGGGACAGGTGCTCTGCTGTCCCTGAACCACGTGACGGGTGCTCTACTGTCCCTGAACCACGTGACATGTGCTCTACTGTCCCTGAACCACGTGACATGTGCTCTACTGTCCCTGAACCACGTGACGGGTGCTCTACTGTCCCTGAACCACGTGACATGTGCTCTACTGTCCCTGAACCACGTGACATGTGCTCTACTGTCCCTGAACCACGTGACGGGTGCTCTACTGTCCCTGAACCACGTGACAGGTGCTCTACTGTCCCTGAACCACGTGACGGGTGCTCTACTGTCCCTGAACCACGTGACAGGTGCTCTGCCGTCCCTGAACCACGTGCCAGGTGCTCTACTGTCTGTGAATCACGTGACAGGTGCTCTCCTGTCCGTAAGCCACGTGACAGGAGCTCTACTGTCCGTGAACCTTACGACAGGTGCCGTACTACCCTCAAGTATATGACAAGTACTATACCAAACGCCATGATCCGAAAACCAGGTGGTTCAAGGCGCCTGCACCAGAATGTTGGTGAGCCCCTGGATCTCCGCGACTGA